The DNA region TGCTGGGGCGCCGTCGCGCGCTGCTGCTGTGTGCGCTTCCGCTGCTGCTGCTGGTCGTCGCGGTGGCGGTGCGTCTGCTCGGCGACGTCGACGACGACATCACCAAGCAGCTCCTCGGCGGTTTCGCGATGGCGACCATCGTCCCGCTCATCGGCGTCGTCGCCGGGACGGGCGCCATCGCGCCGGAGATCGACGACGGTTCGGTGGTGTATCTGCTGTCGAAGCCGCTGCGCCGCTCCAGCATCGTCGTCACGAAGCTGCTCGTCGCGATCGGTGTGACGGTCGTCTTCTCGGCCGTTCCCACGTTCGTGGCGGGTTACGTCCTCAACGGCGACAGCCAGCAGATCGCCTCGGCCTACGCGGTCGCCGCCGCTGCCGCGTCCGTCGCCTACAGTGCGCTGTTCCTGCTGCTGGGCACGGTCTCCCGGCACGCGGTCGTGATCGGCCTGGTCTACGCGCTGATCTGGGAGGCGCTGTTCGGGAGTCTGGTGCCGGGCGCGCGGGAGCTTTCGGTGCAGCAGTGGGCGCTGACGCTGGCGCAGAAGGTCGGCGGCAGCGGCGCGGGCATCACCTCCGAGGTGGGCATGGCCACGGGTGTGACGCTGCTGGCCGCGGCCACGGTGGGCGGTGCCTGGTTCGCGAGCCGCAAGCTTCGTACGTTGACGCTCGCCGGGGAGGAGTGACCGGCCCGGCGTGCGGGCGTGACGGGTGAGGGGCGGGGCCGCGGTCGGTGAAGACCGCGGCCCCGCCCTCTTACGTGTGACGGGCGCCGGCCGCGAGGGGGCTGCCGCGCACCCGGTGCCGGGCGGTGAGGCGTGTGGTGCGCCGACCGGCAGATGAGACGCCGGACGCGTCCGCTCACGGGCGCGGCTAACGTGTCCTCATGTCACCAGCGAGCCGCTACGCCTACCTCGGCCCTGAGGGGACCTTCACCGAGGCCGCCCTGCGCACCCTCCCCGAGGCCGCCACCCGCGATCTGATCCCGATGGTGTCCGTGCCCGCCGCTTTGGACGCCGTACGCAACGGGGAGGCCGCCGCGGCTCTGGTTCCCATCGAGAACTCCGTGGAGGGCGGTGTCACGGCGACACTCGACGAGCTGGCGAGCGGCCGTCCGCTGATGATCTACCGCGAGGTGCTGCTGCCGATCGCGTTCGCGCTGCTGGCCCGGCCGGGCACTCCGATGGAGAGCATCAAGACGGTCACGGGCCATCCGGTCTCGCAGCCGCAGGTGCGGCGCTGGACGGCGGAGCATCTCCCGGACGCGGTGTGGGAGTCGGCGGCGTCCAACGCCGACGGCGCGCGGCTGGTGCAGGAGGGCCGCTACGACGCGGCGTTCGCGGGCGAGTTCGCCGCCGCCACCTACGGTCTGGAGCCGCTGGTGACGGGCATCCACGACGCGGACGACGCGGTGACGCGTTTCGTGCTGGTGGGCCGCCCGGCGCGGCCGGCGGCGGCGACCGGCTCGGACAAGACGTCGGTGGTCTTCTGGCTGCGCGACGACCATCCGGGCGCGCTGCTGGAGGTCCTTCAGGAGTTCGCGTCGCGCGGCGTGAACATGATGCGCATCGAGTCCCGGCCCACCGGGGAGGGCATCGGCCGCTACTGCTTCTCGGTGGACTGTGAGGGCCATGTGCAGGACCGCCGGGTGGGGGACGTGCTGATGGGTCTGAAGCGTGCGTGCGAGCAGGTGCGCTACCTCGGTTCGTATCCGCGTGCCGACGGCGGTCACGCGGTGGAGCGGCCGGGCACGACGGACGCGGAGTTCGTGGAGGCGGCGGACTGGCTGACGCGCTGCATGGACGGCAGGGGCTGAACGCGGCACCTGCGGTTCGGGGGCGGCTCGGGCGGTTCCGGTGGTGTGCGGGGCTGTGACGAGGGACGCGGCGGGCCGCTCCCAAAAGTTATCCACAGGGCCTCGGCGTTCCTGTGCACAACTCGTGGGCTCGTAAAGGGTGTTACGGGCAAATCGGAATGAAGACCTCAAAGGGCTTCGCAACGCATTCCGTCCTGTTTCGTCACGGCAATTCTCCTCGATCACACTTCTGTGTGAGACAACCCCGCTCGAACGAGTGCTTGCTACATGTTTGGGGCGAGATATCCGGGGTGGGCGGGATTCCCAGGAACGATCTCCTCCACAATCCACAGCCGCCCCCGGGGCCCTGTGGAAAGTATTGAGGGGGTGTGGGGCGGGCTGTGGATAAGTCCGTGGACAACTCCCCCCGCTCCGCCCGCGATTCCCCTCCCGGCGCCCCACTCGCCCCTCTCCCGCGCCCACTTCACGCACCGCGCCCGCTGCCTCAACTCCCGCTCCCCGGCGCAGAGATGGCAGGTGGGGCAGGTGCGAAACGCCCGTTCACGCCGGGCGCGGCCCGCACGTGGTGCGGCACCGAGAGCCCGCCGATCTCCCCCGGAGTCGGGCAACTCCGGCCGATAGCCGACCATTTCCGATGGAATTTCCGGGTCCGCCACCGCCGTGGTACTCGGTCGAGACGGAGAGGTCCCACCGGTACCCTGACGGGGTGATTGACCTCCGACTGCTCCGTGACGATCCCGAAAGTGTCCGCGAATCCCAGCGCGCCCGCGGAGAGGACGTCGGCATCGTCGACGCCCTGCTCTCCGCGGACGAACGGCGAAGGTCGTCCAGCGTCAGCTTCGACGAACTGCGCTCCGAGCAGAAGCAGCTCGGCAAGCTGATTCCCAAGGCCGACGGCGACGAGAAGGCCGAACTGCTGAAGAAGGCCGGTGAACTCTCCGCCGCCGTGAAGGCCGCCGACGCCGCGCAGAACGAAGCCGCCGAGGAGACCCAGCGGCTGCTGCGCCAGCTCGGCAACGTCGTACACCCGGACGTACCGGTGGGCGGCGAGGAGGACTTCACCGTCCGCGAGACGATCGGCTCGCCACGCGACTTCGCCGCCGAGGGCTTCGAACCGAAGGACCACCTCGAACTCGGCCAGCTCCTCGGAGCGATCGACGTCGAGCGCGGCGCCAAGGTCTCCGGCTCGCGCTTCTACTACCTCACCGGCGTCGGCGCCCTGCTGGAGCTGGCCCTCGTCAACGCCGCCGTCGCCCAGGCCACCGAGGCGGGCTTCACGCCCATGCTCACACCGGCTCTCGTGAAGCCGCAGGCCATGGAGGGCACCGGCTTCCTCGGGCAGGCAGCCCAGGACGTCTACCACCTGGAGAAGGACGACTTCTATCTGGTGGGCACCTCCGAAGTGCCCCTCGCCGGCTACCACATGGACGAGATCATCGACGCCTCCCGGCTGCCGCTGCGCTACGCCGCCTTCTCGCCCTGCTTCCGCCGCGAGGCCGGTTCGTACGGCAAGGACACCCGGGGGATCTTCCGGGTCCACCAGTTCGACAAGGTGGAGATGTTCTCCTACGTCGCGCCCGAGGACTCCGAGGCGGAGCATCTGCGCCTGCTGGAGTGGGAGAAGCAGTGGCTTACGGCCCTGGAGCTGCCGTTCCAGGTGATCGACGTCGCCACGGGCGATCTCGGCTCCTCCGCGGCCCGCAAGTACGACTGTGAGGCGTGGATCCCGACACAGGCCAAGTACCGGGAGCTGACGTCGACTTCGGACTGCACCGAGTTCCAGTCGCGGAGGCTGTCGATCCGGATGCGCGACGGCAAGAACGTAAGGCCGCTCGCGACGCTCAACGGCACGCTCTGCGCGGTGCCGCGCACGATCGTCGCGCTGCTGGAGAACCACCAGCAGGCGGACGGTTCGGTGCGGGTGCCCGAGCTGCTGCGTCCCTATCTGGGCGGGCGGGAGCGCCTGGAGCCGGTGGACGGCAAGTGACGGGCGAGCCCGGGGAGTCCGCAGCGGCCGGGCGGTTCCCCTACCGGCTGATCGCCACCGACCTCGACGGCACCCTGCTGCGCGACGACGGTACGGTCTCCCCCCGTACGCGCGCCGCGCTGGAGGCGGCCTGCGGGCGCGGCGCCGAACACATCGTGGTCACCGGCCGTGCGGTGCCGTGGACCCGGGACATCCTGGATGGCATGGGCTACAAGGGCCTCGCCGTCTGCGGTCAGGGCGCGCAGGTCTACGACACGGCCGCCGGGCGCATGGTGACGTCGGTGACGCTGGACCGGGGACTGGCACGGGCCGCCGTCGCCAGGATCGAGGCGGAGACGGGCCCGCTGACGATCGCCGCCTCACAGGACGGCACCGACGGCCAGGTGCTGATCGGGCCCGGCTATCGGGAGCAGGGCAAGGGCCTGCCCGCCGTGCGGTGCGCCGACGCCGAGGAGCTGTGGGCCGCGCCGCTGAACAAGCTGTACCTCCAGCATCCTGCCCTGGGCGACGACGAGTTGGCGAAGGCGGCGCGGGCCGTGGCGGGCGATCTGGTGAGCATCACCATGGCCGGGGAGGACCTGGTGGAGATGCTTCCGCTGGGCTTGAGCAAGGCGAAGGGCCTGGCGATCGCCGCGCGGCGGCTGGGCGTCTCGGCCGGGCAGACGATCGCGTTCGGCGACATGCCCAACGACGTCCCCATGTTCGGCTGGGCCGCGCACGGCGTCGCGATGGCGGACGCCCACCCCGAACTGCTCGCGGTCGCCGACGAGGTGACCGCTTCCAACGACGACGACGGCATCGCGGTCGTGCTGGAACGCCTTCTGGCGTCTTCCTGACCCTCCCGGTCCGAGCCACTACGGCGGTACGGGAGCGGCGCGTCACTCGACGGACCGGTCCCCGGACCCGTCCGCGTCTGCGTCTTCGCCCTCGCCGTAGAGGGCCGTGACGGATGTGGCCGCACTCATCAACTCGGCGCGTGCTGCCGCCGGTTCGAGCACCTCCACGTCGGCTCCGAACTGGAGTAGCTGGCGGGCGGCACGCAGCACCGGATAGGCGAGGCTCACGGCGACCCAGTCGTCGGCCCCCGGCGACTGCGCCGGAACAGCCGCCTCCGCGCCGTTGCCGTCACCGCGCTCATCACGCTCATCACGCTCACCGCGTTCGCTGCCGCTGTCGGCGCCCTCGCCCCTGCCCTCCACGTCCGCGTTCTCCGCGTCCGTGTTCTCGACGCCCGAGTCGTCCGCGTCCGGGTCCTCCGCGCCCGGGTCCTCCGCGTCCGTGTCGCCAAGTTCCGTGCCTGCAAGTTCCTCGTCTTCGACGTGCACGACGAACGGGCCGACGATGCGCCGGAACATCTCCAGGCGCCCCCGCCGGACGCGGACGCTCAGCCGCACGTTCGCGGGCCGTTCCTCGACCTGGCGGCGCAACGCCTCCCAGGCGTCGGCCAGTTCGACCCCGTCCCTGCGCCGCACGGGCGCCTCCGTGACGGTCGCGTCGAGTATCCGGTCCGCGCGGAAGAGCTGCGCACGGGCCCTGCGGTCCGCCACGAGATACCAGGTGCCCGCCTTCGCGACGAGCCCGTACGGGTCGACGGTGTAGCGGTGCGTGGTGGTCTCGCCGCCGTGCCGGTAGCGGATGCGCAGCCTGCGGTCGGTGAAGACGGCCGTGTTGAGGACGTCGAGGTCGACGGAGGGCTGCGGCCCGGCAAGCCAGCGGCCGGGGTCGACGAGGATGCGGCGGCTGGTGAGTTCGGCCGCTGGGCGGTGCGGTGCCGGAAGAGCCGCCATCACCTTGCGCAGCGCCGAGCCGATTGCGCCGTCCAGGCCGAGCGCGGAGTGGGTTCCCTGTGCGGCGAGTACGAACAGTGCGCGTGCCTCGTCCGAGGTGAGGCCGGTGACGTCCGTACGGAACCCGTCGAGCAGCGATATGCCTCCGTGCCGCCCCCGCTCCGCGTAGACGGGGACGCCCGCGGTCGAGAGGGACTCCACGTCGCGGTAGATGGTGCGGGTGGAGACCTCCAGGCGCCGGGCCAGTTCGTCGGCGCGTACCCGGCCACGGGTCTGGAGCAGCAGCAGGATCGAGAGCAGGCGGTCCGACTTCACGTTCGCCAGCATGCCGTAAACCTGACGGCGGGTGTCAGGAAAAGGGGGGAAGGTCTGTGCGTCCGCGGGCGACAGCCGCCCGCAGCAACCGTCCACTTCCCGGCTGTCCGCCGGATCTCGAGGAGCCACCGACCATGAACGCAGACGCATCCGCAGCCCAGGACCCTTCGACGAGCGACCCGCGTCCCGTCTACGAGCGCGCCGCCGAACAGATGGCGTCCCTGTTCGAGGCGGTACGGCCCGGACAGCTCACGGACCCCACCCCGTGCGGCGAATTCGACGTGGGCGCCCTCCTCAGCCATGTCGTCGGCGGCACCCTGCGCATCGCGCAGGTCGGCGAGGGCGGCGGCCCCGGTGAGCCCGACCCGGACGCGAAGGTCGACTCCGGGGTCTCCGGCGTACCGGACGACGGCTGGATCGAGCCGTATGCGCAGGCCCGCGGGCGCTTCGCGGCGGCCTGGGCCGACGACGCCAGACTGGACGAGCCGGTCACCGTGCCGTGGGGGACGATGCCGGGCCGCTTCGCGCTCGCGGGCAGCGTGATGGAGGTCGTCACCCACTCCTGGGATCTGGCGCAGGCGCTCGGACGGCAGGACCTGCTCGACCCCGCGCTGGCGAGCTTCGCGCTGGCCGTGGCCCGGCAGGCGGTGCCGGAGGAGCGCGGCGAGGGCGTGCCGTTCGGGCCGCCGCTGAGCGCGCCCGAGGGCACCGACGACTACGGGCGGCTCGCGGCGTGGCTGGGCCGCGGCTGGGACCCGGCACCGGTCGCGGGCCGGGGTGCGGAGCAGGGCGCGGGGCAGTCGGGCCGGGACCGCGAGCACGGCCGTGACTGACGGGGCACCGGGGAGCGCCGCGCGGGCCGCGAACTCCGGGTCCGCGAACACCCGGTCTGCGAAATCCGGGTCTGTGAAATCCGGGTCCCCGAACTCCGGGTCCGCGGACGCCGGTTCGGCCCTCGGCGACGGGAACGTACGCGGCCGCCTGCTGAGACCCGCGGACGCCGAGTACGCCGACGAGACCCAAGGCTTCCAGGCCGCCTACCGGCACCGGCCCGATCTGATCGTCCGCGCCGCGGGCGCCGACGACGTCGCCGCCGCGGTCGGGCACGCCGCCGCGCACCGTATGCCCGTAGCCGTGCAGGCCACCGGCCACGGGCTGACGTCGCCGCAGCACGGCGGCATGCTGATCAGCACACGCCGCATGTCGGAGGTCCGCGTCGACCCCGGCGCCCGCACGGCGTGGATCGGCGCGGGCGTGCGCTGGGGCCGGGTCGTGGAGCAGGCCGCACGTTACGGGCTCGCACCGCTGAGCGGTTCGGGACCGGGCGTGGGCGCTGTCTCCTACACGCTGAACGGCGGAGTCGGCCTGCTCGCCCGGGAGTTCGGCTACGCGGCCGACCATGTGCGCGTCGTCGAGATCGTCACGGCGGACGCCCGCGTCCGGCACGTCACGGCGGACCGCGACCCGGAACTGTTCTGGGCGCTGCGCGGCGGCGGAGGCGGCCTCGGCGTGGTGACGGGCATGGAGATCGGGCTGATGCCCGTCGAGCGTTTCCACGGCGGCCAGTTGATCTACGACGGAGGGTCGGCCGGTGAGGTGCTGGAGGCGTGGCGCGAGTGGACGGCGACCGCGCCGGAACGGCTGACGTCGTCGCTGACGCTGATGCGCTACCCGGATCTGCCGGTGCTGCCCGGTCATCTGCGCGGTAGACACGTCGTACAGATCCAGCTCGTACTCGACGGCGGTGAAGCGGAGGGCGAGCGGCTCGTGGCGCCGCTGCGTGCGGCCGGGCCGCGGATCTCGGAGACGCTGCGGACGATGCCGTACGGCGAGGGCGCGAGCGTGTACAACGAGCCGGATCAGCCGCACCCGTACCAGGGCGCGAACGTGCTGCTGGGAGAGCGGCTGCCGGACCGGGCGGCGCTGGATTCCGTGGTGGAGCTGACCGGGCCGTCGGCTCCGGCGATGACGGTGCTGAACCTGCGGCACATGGGCGGGGCGCTGTCCCGGGAGCCCGCGGTGCCCAACGCCGTCGGCGGCCGGGACGCGGGGTGGCTGATGACGGTGCTGTCGGTGCCGGACGCCGTCGAGGGCCCGGAGGGCTCAGAGGGCTCAGAGGGCTCGGAGGGCGAGGCCTCCGGCCCCTCGGCACCCGCAGGCCCTCGCGAGCTGCGGCTGCATCATCAGCGGGTGTTCGGCGAGGTGGCGCCGTGGACGGTGGGGACGAACCTCAACTTCCGGTACGGGCGCTCGGCGGGCGCGGCGCCCCACGCGGCGCGGGCGGCCTACCCGGCGGAGGCCCGGCGGCGCCTGGCCGAGCTGAAGGCGTCGCTGGATCCGCTGAATCTGTTCCGTTTCCAGCAGGGCCGGCTGGAGGACGCGGAGCCGGAGGCGCGGCAGGGGGCGTAGGGCCGAGCCCGGCACGGCCGGGCCGAGCCGTCGGGTGCGGGGCCGAGTCCGGTCGCCCGGATTCGGCCCCGCACCCGGTCCGTTCGCCGGCCCGTCGGACGGTCGTCGTCGCAGCCGCGACAGCCGTCGCCCTTGGCCGCCCCGCTCAGCCCTCCAGCAGGGCCTGCCCCACGTACTCGCCCTTCGACGGCCCGCCGGGCACGGCGAACAGCCCGCTGGCCTCATGCCGTACGTACCGCGACAGCGCGTCCCCGCGGTCGAGTTTCCGCTGCACCGGTACGAAGCCGCGCAGCGGATCGGCCTGCCAGGCGATGAAGAGCAGACCGGCGTCCGGCGCCCCGTCGTCGCGGAAGCCGTCGTGGTACGAGAAGGGGCGCCGCAGCATCGCGGCCCCGCCGTTCGTCGCGGGGGCCGAGACTCGTACATGGGCGTCCGCGGGGATGGCCGGGGACCCGCCCGTGCTCCTCTTCTCAAGGTCGGGATCGGTGTGCTCGGTGCCGCCCGAGAGCGGGGCGCCGTCGGACTTGCGGCGGCCGATGACCCTCTCCTGTTCCTTGAGCGGGATCTTGTCCCAGTCGTCCAGCAGCATCCGGATGCGGCGTACGACGGCGAACGAACCGTTCGCCATCCACGACGGTTTCGACGACGACGGCACGAAGATGCGGCCGTCGAAGTCGGGCTCCGAGGGCTTGGGGTTGTTCGTGCCGTCGACCTGGCCCATGAGGTTGCGCACCGTCATGGGGCGGCGGGTGGCGCCGGGGGTGCGGGTGAAGCCGTTCATCTGCCAGCGCAGCCGGGCCGTACCTGCGGCCTGACGCTGGATCTCACGCAGCGCGTCGAAGGCCACGAGGCCGTCGTCGCAGCCGATCTGCACCCACAGATCCCCGTCCGAACGCTTCTTGTCGAGGGCGTCGCCGGAGAAGTCGGGAAGCGGCGCGAGCCCGTCGGGCCGCTGCTTCTCAAGTCCCGTGCGGGAGAAGAAGGTACGGCCGAAGCCGAAGGTGACGGACAGGGAGCAGGGGCCCGCGTCGAGGGCGATTCCCGTGGAGTTCGCGGTCGACTCGTCCGCCATCAGCTCACGGGCCGTGCGCGACCAGCGCTTCAGCAGCGCGGCCGCCTGCTTGCGCCCCGCCCCGGAGACGAGGTCGAAGGCGAGCAGATGCCCGAAGGCCTGCAACGGCGTGGTGATTCCGGCCTGGTGCTTTCCGTGGAAGGGCACGCGCGTCGAACCGACGGACGTGACGGGCTTCGGTGCCTTGCGGTCGTCACGTGCGGCGGCCTGCGCGACCGCGCCGCCCGTGGCGCCGACGGCCAGACCGGTGGCTCCCGCCGCTCCGACTGTGCTGACGAGGCGCCGGCGTGAGACGCCGTTCGGTTCGTGGTCGTGCTGAGTCATGGCTGCTTCCTGGCGTGTTCCGACATGGGCGGGTGCGTTGCGGCGGGCCGTCGACTGCGCTCCCACATGCTCGCTCGCATGTGTTCGTACCGGCGCCGGTGCTCGTGCTGTCGTACGTGCTGCTGCTTGTGCCGGTGCTCGTCTCGGGCACGTGAGTTGAGCTATATCTCCCGGAACGTTCGGTTATTCACATGAATGATCCGTTTGCCGCTTCCGTGCGCGAGCACCGGGCCGTGGTGAGCCGTCAGTCGATCTGCACCGTCTTGCTCTCGGTGACCTGGTCGATGTCCGAGGTACGGATCGTGACGGACGCCTTCCACCGCCCCGGCGCTGGAAGTTGGACCGTCTCCGAACGCCAGCGCCCCTTCGCCTTGTTGATCCTCTCGAACTCCACGGAGAACGGGCCGAGATCCTGCTCGGGGAGGGTGAGCGACGCCTTCACCTCCTCGGTGCGAAGCTGCTTGCCGTCCGGGCCCTCGGTGACGATCCGCAGCGAGTTGCCGCCGGTCTGACCCGGTGTGATCCACAGCACCGCCGTGCCCTTGCCGCCGGGCCCGCCGGTGTCGAACGGGATCTTCTGCTGAAGCGTGAGTCCCTTACGGGTCTGGCCCGTACCGGCGCCGGGTTCCTTCCCGGCCGCCGTCAGCTCCTCGGTACGGCCCGGTTCGGTGCCGGTGAGGGCGGTGGCCACGATGAGCAGAACGGCGGCGACGGCGGCCTCCGCGAGCACGGAGCGGCGCAGACCGGCACGTTCGGGGTCGGCCTCGCGGGCCTTGCGTCGCCGCTCGCGGGCCATCGCAGCGCGCTGGCGGGCGAGTTGAGCGGCCCGGCCGCTCCGGTCGGGCGCCTCGTCCCCGCCCGGGGCCTCGGGGCCGTCCGCTCCGTCGGCCGCTCCGCGCGTCGCGCCGGACGTTGCGCCGTCCGCCGCGGCGCCCACGGTGGCGGGCACTTCCTCACGTACGTCCACGTCTGCGTTCGCGTTCGCGTTCGCGTTCGCGATGGCGTCGGCATCGGCATCGGAGTTCGCGTTCGTGATGGCCTCGGCGTCCTGGCGTGCCTCGCCGAGCCGTGCCGTCCACTGCCGTGAGACGGAGGCGAGGCCGACGAGGACGACGACCAGGCCCACCTTCGCCAGCAGCAGCCGCCCGTAGGACGTACCGACGAGGGCGCTCAGCGTGCCGAGCTGCCGCCACGACTGGTAGAGCCCCGTCACGGCCAGCACCAGCACGCTGCCGAACGCGATGCGTGAGAAGCGCCGTACGACATCGCGGGACGGGGACGGTCCCCAGTGGAGCACCGTCAGCAGCGAGGCCAGCCCGCCGAGCCACGCGGCGACCGCCAGCATGTGGATCACGTCGACGGGCATCGCCACCTGCGGCTGCAACCCCGTGGAGGCGTGCTCCGCGATGGCCCACGTCGCGGCGAGGCCGACGGCGACGACGCCTCCGCCGAGGGTGAGTCCCAACGTGACGTCCCGTACGCTCCGTTCGCCGTCGTCACTCTCGCCCCGTTCCCCGTCGCCGGTTGCGTCCGCATCGCCGGCCCCGCGCTCATCGACGCGCTCATCGACGCGCTCGGCTTCGCCGTCCCCGGCGCCGGCCTTCTCCGGACCGCCGTCCTCCGGCTCCGCTCCCCGGCCTCTTTCGTACGAGCCGAAGAGCACGGCGACGATCACGGCCGCCGTCCCCAGCAGCAGCAGCCGTGCGGCCAGGGCCGCGCCGGGCTTCGTCGCGAGGGAGTCCCGCAGTCCGCCGAGGTCGAAGACCTCGCTCAACTGCCCCGTACCGGTATAGGCGTTGCGCAGCAGCAGCATCAGCAAGGTCGCGCCGGTGAGCGTCAGCCAGCCCGTGACCACAAGCCGCTGTAGGCGGCGCACCGCCGCCCGCCGCGGCCCGCACGCCAGGACGAAGGCGCCGCCGCCCACCAGCAGCACGAAGCCCGCGTACGCCGCGTAGCGCCCCACCTGGTAGAGCCAGCCCACCGGGCCGCCGCCCGTCGCCTGCCCCTCGTCCGCGACGTTCGCCGCGGTCGCCGACGGATGCCCCACGGAGAAGGTGAACGCCCCGGCCACGGGATGGCTGTCGTCCGAGACCGCCTTCCAGGCCACGGTGTACGTGCCCTTGGGCCCGTCGGGCTTGAGGCCCACGGCGCGGGTGTTCGCCTTGCCGGGCACCTCGCGGACCTTGGCGGTGTCGAGCCGTTTGCCATCGGGGCCGAGCACACGTATCGAGTCGTCGGACATCGATACGCCCTCGGAGAAGGTCACGGTGACCTGCTTCGGCGGGCTCTTCACCACCCGGCCCTCCGCCGGGCTGCTGTCGGTCTGCACGGCGTGCGCCGAGGCCGGTGCGGCGGTGCCCACCACGGTGAGCAGTGCGCACAGCGCGGCGCCCAGCAGCGCGAGCAGGAGGTTCGCGGGCGTGAGGCGCCGCCCGCCGGGATGCGGCAGCGGACGCGGGCGCGCACGTACAGGCCCGCGCACGGGGGTACGGGGACGCCTGGTGGTGAGCGGCACGGGTCGGTCCCTCATTTCTTCGGTACGAAGTTCGTCGCCTCGACCGGCATCGTCACGTCGATGTCGCCGGACTTGCTGAAGTGGAGCGTCACCCGCACCTTCTCGCCCTTGACCGGTTTCCGCTCCGGTTTGAGGAACATGATGTGGTTTCCGCCTCTGGCCAGGCGCAGCGTCCCGTCCGCGGGCACCGCCAGCGAGTTCACGTGCTGCATCTGCTGCCCCGAGGTGGAGTGGAGCTGGGCCTCGCCGAAGCTCTTGCTCTTCACCGAGGTCAGCCGGTCCGCTGTCCCGCCGGTGTTCCTCACGGTGAGGAAGCCGCCCGCCATGTCGGCGGTGACCGGCTCGGGCATATAGGCACCGCTGACGGCCAGCCGGGGCCGCGAGCCGCCGGAGCCGTCTTGTGATTCGGAGTCGGAGCCGCACGCGGCGAGCGCGGAGAGCGCGACGGAGGCGGCCAGCAGCGCGGTGAGGCGGCGCCCCGTGGCGGGGCGCGGGGCGTGCGTCGTCACGGGTTCTCCCCCTTGATGATCTCGGGGAGTTCCTTCTGGAGGATCTCCGGCGTCGTGTTGCCCTCGGTGTAGAGCACGTGCGCCTTGTCGTCCTTCGGGGAGAAGGCGAGCAGTTGGGCGCCGTGCGTGGAGACGACGTCACCGTTCTTCTTCTTGTACGAGGGCTCGATGCTGACGCCGACGGTACGGGCGCCCGCCTGGATGGTGTCGAAGTCGCCCGTGAGCCCCGTGAACGAAGGGTCCTGTCCGCGCAGCCAGCTTCCCAGCTCCTTCGGCTTGTCGCGCTTGGGGTCGGACGTGACGAAGACGACCTGGAGCTTCTTCTTCTGCTCCGCGGTCAGCTTGGACCTGGCCACGGCGATGTTGCTCATCGTCAGCGGGCAGACGTCGGGGCAGTGGGTGTAGCCGAAGTACAGCAGCACCGGCTTGCCCTTGGTCTCCTCGATCAGGTCGTACTTCTCGCCGTGGGTGTCGGTGAGGGTGAGGTCGGGCTTCTCGAAGGGCTGGTCGAGCACTGCTCCGCCCTTTTTCTGAGGTTCGACGGAGGCGACGGCCTTGTCGCCGTCTCCTTCGTCGCCGCCGGACGAGCCGCCGCAGCCCGTGAGGAGGAGGGCGGCGGCGAGCGTGAGCGCCGCGGCGCTGAGAGTCGTGGTCTTACGCATAGGGCACTGGGCTTTCTGGCTTTCTGCTGCTGAGCAGCGAAGTGGATGCGTGTGTGGTGAGGGCGTGCGCCGGGCGCTCGGCTGCCGGGCCGGGGGCGGGGTGCCCGTACCGCCGTGGTGGTGCTGCCGTAGGCGGGTACGGCCGTGTGAGGAACGGTACGGACACCCCTGCCAGGCGCCACCGGCCGGGAGCCCCGAGTCAGGCGCCCCGAGTCAGGTGCTCGGCGTCATGAGCTGCGGCGCCGGCCCGCGAGCACGCCGAACGCGACCCCCGCGACCCCGGCCACGATGCCGACGGCCCCGAGCACGCGTGCGGTGTTGTCCGTACCGCCCCCTCCGGCCTGGTCCGAAGTCCCGCTCTCCGCCGAGGCCTTCTGCGAACCGGCCGCGGCCTCGGAGTGCCCGCCTTCCGCGTCCCCCGAGAGCTTCAGCACCGGAGCCGGATACTCCGGCTCGGGCTCGCCCTCCTTGGGCTCCTCGA from Streptomyces marispadix includes:
- a CDS encoding FAD-binding oxidoreductase, which encodes MKSGSPNSGSADAGSALGDGNVRGRLLRPADAEYADETQGFQAAYRHRPDLIVRAAGADDVAAAVGHAAAHRMPVAVQATGHGLTSPQHGGMLISTRRMSEVRVDPGARTAWIGAGVRWGRVVEQAARYGLAPLSGSGPGVGAVSYTLNGGVGLLAREFGYAADHVRVVEIVTADARVRHVTADRDPELFWALRGGGGGLGVVTGMEIGLMPVERFHGGQLIYDGGSAGEVLEAWREWTATAPERLTSSLTLMRYPDLPVLPGHLRGRHVVQIQLVLDGGEAEGERLVAPLRAAGPRISETLRTMPYGEGASVYNEPDQPHPYQGANVLLGERLPDRAALDSVVELTGPSAPAMTVLNLRHMGGALSREPAVPNAVGGRDAGWLMTVLSVPDAVEGPEGSEGSEGSEGEASGPSAPAGPRELRLHHQRVFGEVAPWTVGTNLNFRYGRSAGAAPHAARAAYPAEARRRLAELKASLDPLNLFRFQQGRLEDAEPEARQGA
- the efeB gene encoding iron uptake transporter deferrochelatase/peroxidase subunit encodes the protein MTQHDHEPNGVSRRRLVSTVGAAGATGLAVGATGGAVAQAAARDDRKAPKPVTSVGSTRVPFHGKHQAGITTPLQAFGHLLAFDLVSGAGRKQAAALLKRWSRTARELMADESTANSTGIALDAGPCSLSVTFGFGRTFFSRTGLEKQRPDGLAPLPDFSGDALDKKRSDGDLWVQIGCDDGLVAFDALREIQRQAAGTARLRWQMNGFTRTPGATRRPMTVRNLMGQVDGTNNPKPSEPDFDGRIFVPSSSKPSWMANGSFAVVRRIRMLLDDWDKIPLKEQERVIGRRKSDGAPLSGGTEHTDPDLEKRSTGGSPAIPADAHVRVSAPATNGGAAMLRRPFSYHDGFRDDGAPDAGLLFIAWQADPLRGFVPVQRKLDRGDALSRYVRHEASGLFAVPGGPSKGEYVGQALLEG
- a CDS encoding copper resistance CopC/CopD family protein, giving the protein MPLTTRRPRTPVRGPVRARPRPLPHPGGRRLTPANLLLALLGAALCALLTVVGTAAPASAHAVQTDSSPAEGRVVKSPPKQVTVTFSEGVSMSDDSIRVLGPDGKRLDTAKVREVPGKANTRAVGLKPDGPKGTYTVAWKAVSDDSHPVAGAFTFSVGHPSATAANVADEGQATGGGPVGWLYQVGRYAAYAGFVLLVGGGAFVLACGPRRAAVRRLQRLVVTGWLTLTGATLLMLLLRNAYTGTGQLSEVFDLGGLRDSLATKPGAALAARLLLLGTAAVIVAVLFGSYERGRGAEPEDGGPEKAGAGDGEAERVDERVDERGAGDADATGDGERGESDDGERSVRDVTLGLTLGGGVVAVGLAATWAIAEHASTGLQPQVAMPVDVIHMLAVAAWLGGLASLLTVLHWGPSPSRDVVRRFSRIAFGSVLVLAVTGLYQSWRQLGTLSALVGTSYGRLLLAKVGLVVVLVGLASVSRQWTARLGEARQDAEAITNANSDADADAIANANANANADVDVREEVPATVGAAADGATSGATRGAADGADGPEAPGGDEAPDRSGRAAQLARQRAAMARERRRKAREADPERAGLRRSVLAEAAVAAVLLIVATALTGTEPGRTEELTAAGKEPGAGTGQTRKGLTLQQKIPFDTGGPGGKGTAVLWITPGQTGGNSLRIVTEGPDGKQLRTEEVKASLTLPEQDLGPFSVEFERINKAKGRWRSETVQLPAPGRWKASVTIRTSDIDQVTESKTVQID
- a CDS encoding copper chaperone PCu(A)C, which encodes MTTHAPRPATGRRLTALLAASVALSALAACGSDSESQDGSGGSRPRLAVSGAYMPEPVTADMAGGFLTVRNTGGTADRLTSVKSKSFGEAQLHSTSGQQMQHVNSLAVPADGTLRLARGGNHIMFLKPERKPVKGEKVRVTLHFSKSGDIDVTMPVEATNFVPKK